The Flammeovirga pectinis genomic interval ATGCTAATAAAGAAACTAATGTTCCTTCTGCAGGTACACGCATCATTGTTGGAGAAGTAGCATCATATACAGGTAATTGATTTGATTCTAATGAGAAAACAGGATAATAACCTGCAGCTTTAAAACTAGCAGTTGTAGATGCTACAGTCCCTTCAATAACAGCAGGATCAATAGAACTATAAACAGTATTAACTTCAGTCTCTGTGCCTGTATATGTAGCCCATGTTGCATTAATATTAAATGCAACTAATTGAGCTATTTGTGTTTGTCCTTCTTCAGATGCTACAACAGCATCTGCTGCTGCTTTTGCATCTGCATCACTTGCACCTGTACCTTTTGCTGTTAAAAACGCAGTCGAATGAACTACTGTAGTTGCTAATAAAGTAGCATCAGTAACATCGCCTCCTGCTGTTTGAATTACATTTACAGAATATGCAACAATATTTACATTTCCTATTGCTGCAATAGGAGTCAATACTTTTGTAATAGCCGCCTTAATATTATCTTCTACACCTTGTGCAATAACAGGGTCAAAAGCATTTGCTAAATATCCATTAACTAAGACAATAAAATCTTCCGTTAATTCCATTTTGTTAGCAGCTAGCATCTTTTCTAACGTATTTGGAGTAGTATTAAATACTGCTGCCTCAGTAATGTCAGGAACATTAAGAATTACACCTTTGGCTCCATTATTCATCATTCCATCCAAAACACCTTCCATAGCTTGTTCATAGGCTGATTGAGGTGTAATTGCTGTTGCATTTAAGATATTATTTGGTCCTAAAGATCCTCCTTTAGTGGCAAAACCTAAAACATCATTCGCCCCTAACCATACAGAAAAGAATGTTGGTACAGCAGCTATTGCATCATTTAAAACTGTTGATGTTGCCGCCGATGAGAAATAACCATAATTAGAATTAGCTTGACCATAACCTGGTACTGCCATATCTATTGCTCTAATACCTGGTACTGCCATATTATGATACATACCTGCAGTAATATTATCAGCAGCTCTAGATGTTCCAACATCTATTTTAGGAAGACCACCTGGTCCTGAATCTGTCAGAATTAACTGTTGCCCAAAATATGCTTTTCCTGAATTTGAGACTAACGGTTGTTTAAAGTCTTTTGCACCTAAACCTGCTTCTTGCAAACTACGTGCAATTAACTGAGGATATGAGTTAACTTGAGCACTAGCAACCCAAGCTCCATCCGTATAACCAGAAGTTAACGAATTACCTAAAGCTACATAAGTGGTATAATCTACGGGAGTTCCATCAGAAGAAGAGCCACCAGCAGTTACAAAATCATCTACTTCTGTAGTACAAGCTGACAGTAATGCTATCGCACCTGCAGCTAATAATGATCTATATTTATTAAAAGTCATTTTTGTTATTTCTTAAATTAGGATTGGAATAAAATTAGAAGTTATAGTTTAAAGAAAGGCTTGGAATATAAGCCGATGCTTTATATACACCATTCATTCCACCTGTGTCTACACCTTCAGGAATAATATTTTCTCTTTGTTCTTTGTTTGTAAATAAGAATGCTGCATCTACACCAAACTTCTCACTAAACATGTAACTAACACCACAAGATAAACCTAATGCATTTGCATCTGGAGATTCTGGAGTTAAGTGACCATCCGGAACAGGAGTTGTATCGTAGTAAGCTCCAGCTCTAGCTGTAAACGCGTCTGTTACTTTATATTCTGCACCGAAGTTAATGATGTATGAATTTTCCCATTTTCTATCATAAGAAATCGTTCCATATTCACCGTCAGGGAATTCAACTTTTAACTCTTCATAAACACTCCAAGTAACATAATTAAAATCTAGACCGAATGATAATTTATCTGTAGCATTATAACCAACACCTAAAGCAATTGTAGATGGTAAAGGTAATGTAGCATTAAACTTGGCTTTCATTTGCTCGCCAGGAGTATAAGCATCTCCAAATAATTGACTACCAATAAAATCATTAGGTACATCAAAAGTAGCATCACCACCTTCAACTTTCATATCAACACCAGAACGGTAGTTAATACCTGCAGAGAATTTCTCAGAAATTTGAGCAAATACACCTAAGTTAAAACCGAATTGTAATGTATTACCATCCATCTCGAATCCAACATCACCACCTGGAGCTGCTACAGCTTTCTTAAACTGAACACCACCAGTTACAATATCTAAACCACCACCAACTGAAATCATATCATTGATTCTGTAAGAAACTGTTGGTTGAATATATATAGATTGTAATGAAATTTCTTGTAAAGAATATTTACCTGTCCATTCATTATCATAAGTTACAGTAGAACCAAATGGTGTAAAAACACCTAAACCAAATGCCCAAGGCGATTCAGCTGAAGGTCTATAAACACCATATGCTTGAAATGGTGTTCCCATTGGAGAATTTGATGCATATTTTGTAGATCCATCAATGCCTCTATAAGAAATATTTGACATTACAGGACTTACTCCTACCTGAATTGTACTACTTTCTAGAAATGATAATGCACCCGGATTAAAAAATAAGCTTGATGCATCTGGACCGTAACCAACTCCAACGTTACCACGTCCGATTTGTTTTGTTCCCTGAAGCAGTACCTGGAACCCATTAGCAAAAGCTGCGTTAGCTATAAACACAGTTGCTACTGTCAACAGTAAATTTCTGATTTTCATTAAATGAATAATTTTAGATGAAGTCTAATAATCGAGATAAAAAGTCGAAACTTTTCGATGAAAAAAATTGAATATGTTATGTAAGCATAACATATTTTTTAACAATTATAAGTTTAACACATGCAAAGTGCAAATTTTAGCTAAAAAAACCCACGTAAATTCAACACTTATTCGAGTTAATGTAGATATATTTACATTTATTACATAAATAACACAATGCAATAGTTGTAAAGTTCAAGTTTTTTAATAAATGAACAATCATTCATTAATATAATAACGGATTAAGTATACGCTATAATTGTTCTTTATAGGTTCCCAATAATGCTCTATAAAATAGCTCACCTTGGTATTGATATCCAATACGACTTAAATGTACTCGATCTCGTGATGTCATAGACATTGCACTCCATCTCTCAATAGATGATAACCCTCCCATTATATGGTAGAAATCCCAAACAGCTAAATGTTCTTGTTTTGCTAAAGTAAAAATTGCTTCTGTAGCTTTAGCATTATCTCTATTTATGTACTTAGATTGTCTAAAATTATCTCCTGGTGTAGTTATAATAATTGGCAATTTAGGATTACCACTTCTTAATTCTTTAATCAGCTTACTATATTTTAATACAAAACGATCTTTATTAAATGGAGAAAAGAAAGCATCATTTGTTCCTAAAGAAATTATAATTAAGTCTGGGTCTATTTCTTGAATATCATCTTCTAAATCTTTACATCTCAAATAAGAGGTCACCTTTGCTCCATTAACCCCAGAAGAACTGTAAGTAACTCCTGCTAATTCTGAATCAAGCACTGCTAAACCTTTTAACGTAAATTGATTTTGGCTAAAGTGTTTTTTCTTGAGGCCAATTCTAAACTTAGAGATTGGTTGATCAAAAGTATAAGTAAGTTTACTTTTACCCCTTTTGGTTGCAATAAGCTTTGCAGGGTTTAATGGTTGTATTACAGGTAGGTATTGAGTTGTATCATTTACAGGATAGTAAACTTCTACCGTATTCCCTTTATATGGATGTAAAGAGTCTATACCTACATTTATAGTTAAACTTGCAAAAGATTCTGTGGTTTGAGCAGTGATTGCTGCAATCCCCCAATCACTTTTATGATAACTAACAGAAGCCCTTTGTCCTTTCCATTCTCCAATTTTCGATACTTTAAAATTATACGGGTTGTTTGTTTTCGCTGCAGTATATGGAAAGAAAAAACCTCTACTAGCCATTGGAAACCTTTGGTCTTCATAAAAACGTTCTCTTACCCAACCAGAAAAAAAATCTGCTTGAATATGTGAATCACCTAAATGGAGTATATGTACTTGACCTTTTTTCTTTTTCTCTAATTTTTCTAATTTCGAATAAAAAGAATTTAATACTGTTGAATCTCCAAACGTATTAATTTTATTCAAATCCATTCGAATAAAATCATAAGTAACAAATGGCCTTTTTACATTAGAAATTGATGTTGGAGCAGAGTGTGCACACAATAATAAGATCGTTAGTATTCCTTTTACTAAGCGTAAACCTTTTTTCTGAAATGGTTGTATGTAATTATTTAGTTTCCAATTCTGACTCATCTCTATTCTTATAGCGTTGATACTCTCTCATTAGTTCATTATAGAGCATATCTCCTATATAATTTGCTCCTTTTCTTGTAAAGTGAGTATAATCTTTACCTGCCCAAGCTGGTTTTTTATCTGCCCATTTTACAATTGAATTCTTACCACCCATTGCAAGATATAAATCCCAATAAGCTGCTCCCATTTTGTTTGCTGCTCTTCTTTCTGCAGCTCTAACTGCATCAATATTTGAGTATGATTCAATCTTTGAACCATTTTTCTTTGCCATATCAGAAACACCAATAATTAATACATTTAATTCTGGTGCCACTTCTTTAAAATACTTTAATTGTCTAACAATTAAACGCTCATAATAATTATAACTTTTTGCTTCCTGAGGAACTACATTTACACCAAATTGTAACACAAGTAATTTCACTTCCATATTTTCTAATAAAGAGGATAAATGCTCCTTTCTTATTTTAGTGAAATCTGTTCCAGAACTACCTCTCATTGGTATGTTATCAACAGCAATACCATTATTACAATCAAAGCTCACTCCGTATACTTCTGGAGAAACATCTGATTTAAATTTTAATTCTAACTCTCCTAGAGTGCCTGAGATTGGTAATGTTACAGCTTTTGCTTCAGAAGATGCTTCAATTTCTTTTGCTTCACCTTCAGCTCCATTCATTTTATAGTCTAACTTTACGTTAGCTACTGTGTTTCTCATATAAACCTTAAAAGCTTCAAAGTTTTTATGAGCTGTTTTTGAATAAGGAGCTTTCTCAAATAATAGTGTAGCTTCTGTTCCTTCGTAGGTGAAATATTTACCGAAGAAACCATAATCGTTGTGTTTTCCTCTATATTTTTTAGGGCCAAAACATAAAAATTGTTCCCAATTATCACTGTATGTTTGGTCTAAAGTAGTACGCATATTTTTTAATTCAATAATTGGTACTAATCCAACACCGCAACCTCCAAACTGTTCTTGTAAATTTTTCCTTAACCGCTCTGTCATACGATCTCCCTCTAATTGAGAGTCTCCATAATGTAAAACACGAACCAATTCGCCCTCATCTGAAATTGATGTTAACCCCTTAAAAAAGTTATCCAAAGCAGACATATCATTATTTGGATATTCAATAGCTACTGCTCCTTTTGGAGTTCTAACCGATAATGGTTTTTCTTCTATTGGTACCCAAGTTGACGCTTCGTCTACACTCGTCATATCAACAGTTAGTGAATCTTCATCAATATATTCCTCATCTATAATTTCTATCTCCTCATTTTCTACAATTAAGCTTTCAGGAAGGACATCGCTTAATGTAGGTACACGAACTGTAGTTCCAAAAACATTTATTTCTTCTGGAGACATCATTAAAACTAGTCCCATCATTAAGCCGATATAAACGAGTATTTGTAATATCTTAAGAGGCGTAATTTTCATTGTTTTTATATAGGTTATAATTAAGAGTGAAAACGTTCAAAGCACTATAAAAGCATAATTGATAAGTAAAATAGAACTTTTTTTAATTATCAAATACTATTTGAGTAAATTTTTACATTCAGTTTGTAAGTTTGCAATTATCTAAATTAAAAAATATGGCTGAAGAACTTTTCATTCCACAAAATAGTAATAAATCAGAAGTTTACGATAGTATTCTTCCACAAATTAAAGGGCTTACTTCTATAGAAACCGACCTAATTGCCAATTTATCGAATACTTGTGCAGTATTAACCCAAACATTTAATCATTTATGGATAGGTTTTTACTTAGTCAAGGATGACGAACTAGTTTTGGGACCTTTCCAAGGACCTATAGCGTGTACTCGAATAAAAAAAGGAAAAGGAGTTTGCGGAAGTGCTTGGGCAGATGCTAAAACCTATATAGTAGATGATGTGGAAGCTTTTCCGGGTCATATTGCTTGTAGTTCAGCTTCTAAATCAGAAATAGTTGTTCCCATACTTAAAAATGATACAGTAGTTGCAGTACTAGATATCGATAGCGATCAAATTGGTACTTTTGATAAAGAAGATCAACTTCACTTAGAAAATCTGGCAGCTTATTTAGCTAGTAAATGGCAATAAAAAAAGCGTTTCAATCTTATTATTTGATTGAAACGCTTTTTTAATAAAACACATTTTCTATTACTTATCTGCTAGAATAATTCTATCTACAGCATCTATTAAGTTTTTAGCATGATGTGTTGCTACTGTATTTTCTACTAATGGATTATCAACTTGTATACGGTATTTAATCCCCACTTTTTCAGCTGGAATTAAATCTCTTTCTTTATCACCAATCATCCATGTATTTTCCATATCCGCATTGTACTTATATAATGCTCTCTCAAACATTAAAGTACCTGGCTTACGGCTTAAAGAATTAGACCACTTTTCATGTAAAGGAGCATAAAACATATCATCTATTGCATGGTTACACTCTTTTTGTAATGCATCATGACAGATAAAAACATCTTCTTTTTTATAAATTCCTTTTACTATTCCAGACTGATTTGTTAAAATAACAAGCTTAAAACCTGCATCTTTTAATTTTTGTAATGCCTCTGCAACACCTGGTAACACCTCAAATTTTTCTAAAGTATATGCATAATCCACATAATCTTTATTTAAAACGCCATCTCTGTCTAAGAATACACACTTATTTTTTTCCATTCTTCTATTATATATAGTAATGATATACTGCAAATGTAACAGTTTCTTAGAAATTGTTATTATCAAGAACTTATTCAGGTTTATATACTCTGTTTTTCCACTCTATAGGAGGAGTTTTTAATCCATAAAACAACAAGCCGCAGTAAGATATACAGTGGTAAAAATCGAATAAAAATGTTGCTCTCCAATGTACTTTTTCTTTTAACTTTTTCTGAATATACACTAAGTAACAACACTTAAATAGATACCCTAAAAGTAAAAAAGCACACATTATTGGAAAGAAAAACACCAAAATTAATAAAATTGGATAAAATATAATGTTTAAATAATTTAAAGTTTTTAAAAAAAATGAAAGTTTTTTTGCTCCCTGCATCCACCTCCATCGCTGTTGTAACCACTCTAAATAAGTTTCCATACCTTCTGTTTTTGCTAATACAGACGCATCAAAAAGTTGATTAAAAGAGCCTTCCTTTTTTATTACTGCATTAAATAATGCAAAATCTTCTGCTACTGAAAAAGGGATTCCTCTAAAACCATTAACCTCATCAAATTTAGTAGATTTTATACCCATATTATTACCCATTGCAGTTAATGGAATACCAAAATTAGAAAATATATGTATCTGATTTAAAGCCAACATCCAATCCAATCTTTGGAAATTTAACCATAAAGATTCCCCCTCTACAATAGTAACACCAGTAGTAATATCTGCATTTCTTAAAGATAAGAGCATATTTTCCACCCAAGATGGAGGATATACAACATCTGCATCTGCAAATAAATAGTAGTTTCCACTTGCTAAATCACTTATATAATTAAGTACATTTACCTTGCCTTTGTACTCCTTATTCTGTGGTACAGTAAAAGATTTAATAAACGTATATTCTATCTCAAAATCTCTAATTATTTCAGTAGTTAAATCAGTTGATAAATCATTTCCAATTATAATTTCAATACAT includes:
- a CDS encoding SGNH/GDSL hydrolase family protein, whose protein sequence is MTFNKYRSLLAAGAIALLSACTTEVDDFVTAGGSSSDGTPVDYTTYVALGNSLTSGYTDGAWVASAQVNSYPQLIARSLQEAGLGAKDFKQPLVSNSGKAYFGQQLILTDSGPGGLPKIDVGTSRAADNITAGMYHNMAVPGIRAIDMAVPGYGQANSNYGYFSSAATSTVLNDAIAAVPTFFSVWLGANDVLGFATKGGSLGPNNILNATAITPQSAYEQAMEGVLDGMMNNGAKGVILNVPDITEAAVFNTTPNTLEKMLAANKMELTEDFIVLVNGYLANAFDPVIAQGVEDNIKAAITKVLTPIAAIGNVNIVAYSVNVIQTAGGDVTDATLLATTVVHSTAFLTAKGTGASDADAKAAADAVVASEEGQTQIAQLVAFNINATWATYTGTETEVNTVYSSIDPAVIEGTVASTTASFKAAGYYPVFSLESNQLPVYDATSPTMMRVPAEGTLVSLLALSKARELGELILTGGDLDITKLKDYLPVIDNTTGTYEFLEKGDVDDVASAIDGYNAYLKQEASDRGLAYVDTEAIMSEAHDGGIIIDGVTYTTTYLSGNLFSLDGAHLTQRGYAVIGNYTLQAINAKYGAKLPQIQQNDFPVVETTVVPTPAAAN
- a CDS encoding OmpP1/FadL family transporter, encoding MKIRNLLLTVATVFIANAAFANGFQVLLQGTKQIGRGNVGVGYGPDASSLFFNPGALSFLESSTIQVGVSPVMSNISYRGIDGSTKYASNSPMGTPFQAYGVYRPSAESPWAFGLGVFTPFGSTVTYDNEWTGKYSLQEISLQSIYIQPTVSYRINDMISVGGGLDIVTGGVQFKKAVAAPGGDVGFEMDGNTLQFGFNLGVFAQISEKFSAGINYRSGVDMKVEGGDATFDVPNDFIGSQLFGDAYTPGEQMKAKFNATLPLPSTIALGVGYNATDKLSFGLDFNYVTWSVYEELKVEFPDGEYGTISYDRKWENSYIINFGAEYKVTDAFTARAGAYYDTTPVPDGHLTPESPDANALGLSCGVSYMFSEKFGVDAAFLFTNKEQRENIIPEGVDTGGMNGVYKASAYIPSLSLNYNF
- a CDS encoding GDSL-type esterase/lipase family protein; amino-acid sequence: MSQNWKLNNYIQPFQKKGLRLVKGILTILLLCAHSAPTSISNVKRPFVTYDFIRMDLNKINTFGDSTVLNSFYSKLEKLEKKKKGQVHILHLGDSHIQADFFSGWVRERFYEDQRFPMASRGFFFPYTAAKTNNPYNFKVSKIGEWKGQRASVSYHKSDWGIAAITAQTTESFASLTINVGIDSLHPYKGNTVEVYYPVNDTTQYLPVIQPLNPAKLIATKRGKSKLTYTFDQPISKFRIGLKKKHFSQNQFTLKGLAVLDSELAGVTYSSSGVNGAKVTSYLRCKDLEDDIQEIDPDLIIISLGTNDAFFSPFNKDRFVLKYSKLIKELRSGNPKLPIIITTPGDNFRQSKYINRDNAKATEAIFTLAKQEHLAVWDFYHIMGGLSSIERWSAMSMTSRDRVHLSRIGYQYQGELFYRALLGTYKEQL
- a CDS encoding SGNH/GDSL hydrolase family protein, which produces MKITPLKILQILVYIGLMMGLVLMMSPEEINVFGTTVRVPTLSDVLPESLIVENEEIEIIDEEYIDEDSLTVDMTSVDEASTWVPIEEKPLSVRTPKGAVAIEYPNNDMSALDNFFKGLTSISDEGELVRVLHYGDSQLEGDRMTERLRKNLQEQFGGCGVGLVPIIELKNMRTTLDQTYSDNWEQFLCFGPKKYRGKHNDYGFFGKYFTYEGTEATLLFEKAPYSKTAHKNFEAFKVYMRNTVANVKLDYKMNGAEGEAKEIEASSEAKAVTLPISGTLGELELKFKSDVSPEVYGVSFDCNNGIAVDNIPMRGSSGTDFTKIRKEHLSSLLENMEVKLLVLQFGVNVVPQEAKSYNYYERLIVRQLKYFKEVAPELNVLIIGVSDMAKKNGSKIESYSNIDAVRAAERRAANKMGAAYWDLYLAMGGKNSIVKWADKKPAWAGKDYTHFTRKGANYIGDMLYNELMREYQRYKNRDESELETK
- a CDS encoding GAF domain-containing protein, with amino-acid sequence MAEELFIPQNSNKSEVYDSILPQIKGLTSIETDLIANLSNTCAVLTQTFNHLWIGFYLVKDDELVLGPFQGPIACTRIKKGKGVCGSAWADAKTYIVDDVEAFPGHIACSSASKSEIVVPILKNDTVVAVLDIDSDQIGTFDKEDQLHLENLAAYLASKWQ
- a CDS encoding D-glycero-alpha-D-manno-heptose-1,7-bisphosphate 7-phosphatase produces the protein MEKNKCVFLDRDGVLNKDYVDYAYTLEKFEVLPGVAEALQKLKDAGFKLVILTNQSGIVKGIYKKEDVFICHDALQKECNHAIDDMFYAPLHEKWSNSLSRKPGTLMFERALYKYNADMENTWMIGDKERDLIPAEKVGIKYRIQVDNPLVENTVATHHAKNLIDAVDRIILADK
- a CDS encoding glycosyltransferase — encoded protein: MNQTVSILIAARNEDGTIRQCLESLIKQSVNNNVCIEIIIGNDLSTDLTTEIIRDFEIEYTFIKSFTVPQNKEYKGKVNVLNYISDLASGNYYLFADADVVYPPSWVENMLLSLRNADITTGVTIVEGESLWLNFQRLDWMLALNQIHIFSNFGIPLTAMGNNMGIKSTKFDEVNGFRGIPFSVAEDFALFNAVIKKEGSFNQLFDASVLAKTEGMETYLEWLQQRWRWMQGAKKLSFFLKTLNYLNIIFYPILLILVFFFPIMCAFLLLGYLFKCCYLVYIQKKLKEKVHWRATFLFDFYHCISYCGLLFYGLKTPPIEWKNRVYKPE